Part of the Streptomyces sp. NBC_01353 genome, GTCGCCCGGCGAAGCCGGGGCGAAGGGCGCGCCGTGCGGGCCCGCCTCCTCCCCGTGCCGCGGGCCTGCGACCGCGGAAGGAGCCTGCAGCCCGCCGCGGGCGGGGAGCGCGCTGCTCAGCAGCGCGCTCCCCGCGAGCGGCAGCTCCACCTCCCGCTCGGTCGTGTTCAGGGTGACCACCACATCGCCCGTGGCCGAGCGCCGACGGAACCCCAGGACGCCCTCCGGGGCGTCCAGCCACTCGACCGTGTCGCCCGCGCCGAGGGCCGGGTGCTCGCGACGGAGCCGCAGCGCGCGGCGGTAGAGCTCCAGGGTCGAGGACGGGTCGCCGGTCTGGGCGGCGACGCTGAGGGCGGGCCACTCCGGGGGCTGCGGGAGCCAGGAGCCGGCCGGACCGAAGCCGTGCGACGGGCCTTCGGCGGTCCACGGCAGCGGGACCCGGCAGCCGTCGCGCAGCCCGTCCTGGCCGTCGCCGCGCCAGAACGCCGGGTCCTGGCGGAGCTCGTCCGGCAGGTCGGCCACCTCGGGCAGGCCCAGCTCCTCGCCCTGGTAGACGTAGGCCGAGCCGGGCAGCGCCAGCATCAGCAGGGCCGCCGCCCGCGCGCGCTCCAGGCTCCCGTACCGCGTGGTGTGCCGTACGACGTCGTGGTTGGAGAGCACCCAGGTCGTCGGCGCCCCCACCGAGGCCGTCGCGCGCAGCGACGCGTCGACGACCGACCGCATCGCCTCCGCGTCCCACGAGCAGTTCAGGAACTGGAAGTTGAACGCCTGGTGCAGCTCGTCGGGGCGTACGTACAGCGCGAGCCGCTCCGGCGTCGGCGCCCACGCCTCCGCCACTCCGATGCGGTCGGGGCCGTACGACTCCAGGAGCCGGCGCCAGCCGCGGTGGATCTCGTGCACCCCGTCCTGGTCGAAGAAGGGCAGCCGCTGGGTGCCGATCAGCTTCGCCTGCTGTCCGCGTCCGATATCGGGCAGGCCCTCCGCCTTGACCATGCCGTGGGCGACGTCGATCCGGAAGCCGTCCACCCCCAGGTCCAGCCAGAACCGGAGCACGGAGTCGAACTCGGCCCGTACCTCCTCGTTCGTCCAGTCCAGGTCCGGCTGCTCGGGCGCGAAGAGGTGCAGGTACCAGGAACCGTCCGCGACCCGTGTCCACGCCGGGCCGCCGAAGACGGACTCCCAGTCGTTGGGGGGCTGCGTGCCGTCCGCGCCCCGACCCGGCCGGAATACGTACCGGTCCCGGCCCGCCCCCGCGAGCGCCGCCTCGAACCAGGGGTGCCGCTCCGAGGTGTGGTTCGGGACGATGTCCACGATGACCTTCAGGCCGAGGTCGTGCGCCGCGCGCACCAGGTCGTCGGCGTCCGCCAGGTCCCCGAAGAGCGGATCCACCGCCCGGTAGTCCGTCACGTCGTAGCCGCCGTCCGCCTGCGGGGAGGCGTAGAACGGCGTCAGCCACACCGCGTCCGCGCCGAGACCGGCGATGTGCGGCAGCCGCTCCCGCACCCCGCGCAGGTCCCCGATCCCGTCGCCGTCACTGTCCGCGAAGGAGCGGACGTACACCTGGTAGATGACGGCGTCCCGCCACCAGTCGGTACGGGGGCCGCAAGGACTTGCAAGGTTCGACGGCGACGGTGAGGTGAGCTCGTGGGCCATGTGCGGTGTCCCTCTCGCGTGTTCCGGATGTAGGGCGTCTTCCTGCCCAACGAGGTCAAAGCGGACATGAAACGGTCCTGCAAGCCGCGATGAAAAGGTTTGCAGGCCGTCCGGCGCCCCGCAAGAGGCCCTCGATTCCCGCTGTCAAGCGACTCGTCGGCAACCTTCAGGACACGCCGATGTAACGATCCCCGCTCCTTGCAGAAAGTTCTCGCAAGCTCTTTCGGCTCGTTTTCATCCCTGTTACGTTCCTGGCAACCCGGCGCGCCGCGAGGGAGCGGTCGCATGAGGCAGGTTCCAGCCCCTCGTCCCCCCGGGATCAGTTGAAGGAGTTCACATGCGGCGTGGCATAGCGGCCACCGCGCTGGTCGCGGCCCTGGGCGTGACCCTGGCGGCGTGCGGAAGCGATGACGGCAACAGCGGCGGCTCGAAGGGCTCGGGCGAGCTCTCCGGCACCGTGACCTGGTGGGACACCTCCACGGTGGGCAGCGAGGACAAGGTCTTCAAGAAGCTGGCCGAGGACTTCACGAAGAAGCACCCCAAGGTCACCGTCAAGTACGTGAACGTGCCGTTCGGTGAGGCTCAGAACAAGTTCAAGAACGCCGCCCAGTCCGGCAGTGGCGCCCCCGACGTGATCCGCTCCGAGGTCGCCTGGACCCCGGACTTCGCGAACCTCGGCTACCTCGCGCCGCTCGACGGCACGGCCGCGCTGAAGGACGACAAGGACTTCCTCAAGCAGGCCTCCGCCTCCACCAAGTACAACGGCAAGACCTACGGCGTGCCGCAGGTCATCGACTCCATGGGCATCTTCTACAACAAGAAGATCTTCAAGGACGCCGGCGTCGATGTCCCCAAGAGCGTCGACGAGCTCAAGTCCGTCGCCACCAAGATCAAGGAGAAGACCGGCAAGACCGGTCTCTACCTGCGCGGCGACGACGCCTACTGGTTCCTCTCCTTCCTCTACGGCGAGGGCGGCGACATGGCCAACGCCGAGCAGAAGAAGATCACCATCGACAACGCCGCCGGCGTGAAGGCCTTCTCCACCGTGAAGGACCTGGTCGACTCGAAGGCCGCGATCACCGACGCGACCAACGGCTGGGACAACATGCAGGCCGCCTTCAAGGACGGCAAGGTCGCGATGATGATCAACGGCCCGTGGGCCGTCTCCGACACCTACGCGGGCAAGGAGTTCGCCGACAAGGCGAACCTCGGCATCGCGCCGGTCCCCGCCGGCTCCGCCGGCCAGGGCGCCCCGCAGGGCGGCCACAACCTCGCCGTGTACGCGGGCTCCAAGAACCTGGACGCCTCCTACGCGTTCGTCGAGTACATGACCTCCGTCGAGGCGCAGACCACCGCCGCCAAGGAGCTCAGCCTGCTCCCGACCCGCGAGTCCGTCTACGTCAAGCCGGACGTCGCGAGCAACGAGATGATCGGCTTCTTCAAGCCGGTCGTCGAGAAGGCCGTCGAGCGCCCCTGGATCCCCGAGGGCGGCAGCCTCTTCGCGCCGCTGCAGACCGAGTACACCAAGGTCCTCACCAACCAGGCCACCCCGGAGCAGGGCGCCAAGGCGACGGGTGACGCCTACCGCAAGCTCCTGAAGGACTGGAAGTAACTAGGAAGGCAGGCCGGCTGATGGCTGTGGACACCAGCAGCCAGTCGGCGGTGAAGGCCGCGGGCGACGACGCCCGCGGCCGCCACCGTGGTACTGGCACCCCCGGGGGAAAGGTGCGCCGTTCCCTCTCCACACACTGGTACGCCTGGGCGATGGTCGCTCCGGTGGTGATCGTGATCGGCGTGATCATCGGGTACCCGCTGGTACGCGGGATCTACCTCTCGCTCACCGACGCCAACGAGCGCAACGTCGCGCGGAGCATCGGCGTCAACGAGATACCCGCGACCTACGAGTTCGTCGGCCTGGACAACTACGTCGAGGCTCTCACCGGGGGGCAGTTCTTCAGCACCCTCGGCTGGACGCTGGTGTGGACGGTGTGTTGTGTCTCCGTCACCTTCGGCCTCGGCCTCGGCCTCGCCAACATCCTCAACCGCAGGATCGCCGGCCGTTCCTTCTACCGGATGATGCTGATCCTGCCCTGGGCCGTGCCCGGCTTCGTCTCCGTCTTCGCCTGGCGCTTCCTGTACGACGAGCGCCGCGGCATGCTCAACCAGATCCTCGCCGGCGGCGGCATCGACGCCGTGCCGTGGCTCAACGACCCCACCTGGGCCAAGTTCTCGGTCATCGCCGTCAACGTCTGGCTGGGCGTCCCCTTCATGATGGTCGCCCTGCTCGGCGGACTGCAGTCCATCCCCGGTGAGCTCTACGAGGCCGCCGAGATGGACGGTGCGAACGCCTGGCAGCGCTTCCGGAACATCACGCTTCCCGGGCTGCGCTCGGTGTCCACCACCGTGATCCTGCTGAGCACCATCTGGACCTTCAACATGTTCCCGGTGATCTTCCTGCTCACCCGGGGCGGGCCAGGCGAGGCCACCCAGATCCTGGTCACCCAGGCGTACAAGTTCTCCTTCGAGATCAGCCCCCGTGACTTCGCCCAGTCGTCCACCTGGGGCGTCCTCATCCTGATCCTCCTGATGGGCTTCGCCGCGATCTACCGGCGAGTCCTCCGCAAGCAGGGAGAAGTCTGGTGACCACCGCACAGACCACCGCGACCAACGCCCCCCGGCGCGGCCGCCGCTCGCCGCTCGCCTCGATCGGGCTGCACACCACCCTGATCGTCGCCTCCGTGATCGCCGTCTTCCCGGTGCTGTGGGTCCTGCTCACCTCGCTCAAGCCGGCGAAGTACGCGACCACGTCCGACTTCTTCAAGGAGACGACGCTCGCGAACTACACCGACCTGCTGGAGAACACCGAGTTCCTCGCATGGTTCGGCAACTCGCTGCTCATCGCGGGCCTCACCACGCTCCTCGGCGTCTTCGTCGCCTCCACCACCGGCTATGCCGTCAGCCGCTTCCGGTTCCCCGGCAAGCGCGGACTGATGTGGACGCTGCTGATCACCCAGATGTTCCCGGTCGCCGTCCTCATCGTGCCGATCTACAACATCATGGCGACGCTCGGACTGCTGAACAGGGCCGCCGGTCTGGTCATCACGTACCTGACCATCGCCGTCCCCTTCTGCGCCTGGATGATGAAGGGCTTCTTCGACACCATCCCGCGCGAGATCGACGAATCGGGCCAGGTCGACGGGCTCAACCCGTTCGGCACCTTCTGGCGGCTGATCCTGCCGCTCGCCAAGCCGGGCCTCGCGGTGACCGCGTTCTACTCCTTCATCACCGCCTGGGGCGAGGTCGCGTACGCGTCCGCCTTCATGGTCGGCGACGAGAACCTCACCCTGGCCGGCGGACTGCAGAAGTTCGTCAACCAGTACGGCGCCCAGTGGGGTCCGATGTCCGCGGCCTCGGTGCTCATCGCCATCCCGGCGGCGCTGGTGTTCCTCTTCGCCCAGCGGCACCTGGTGACCGGCATGTCCGCCGGCGCCGTCAAGGGCTGACCCTGAACACCCCACACGTACCTCCCTCCTTACCTCTCAAGGAAGACATGACCCAGCACCTCGCTGCCCCCGCCGCCGCCCCGACCACCGGCACGCACACGGGTTGGTGGAGAGACGCGGTGATCTACCAGGTCTATCCGCGCAGCTTCGCCGACGGAAACGGCGACGGCATGGGCGACCTGGAGGGCATCCGCGGCCGGCTGCCGTATCTGAAGGAGCTCGGCGTCGACGCCGTCTGGCTCAGCCCGTTCTACGCCTCCCCACAGGCCGACGCGGGTTACGACGTCGCCGACTACCGGGCCATCGACCCGATGTTCGGCAGCCTCCTCGACGCCGACGCGCTCATCCGCGAGGCGCACGAGCTGGGCCTGCGGATCATCGTCGACCTGGTGCCCAACCACTCCTCCGACCAGCACGAGTGGTTCCAGCGCGCGCTGCGCGAGGGCCCCGGCTCCCCGCTGCGCGAGCGCTACCACTTCCGCCCGGGCAAGGGCGAGAACGGCGAACTGCCCCCCAACGACTGGGAGTCCATCTTCGGCGGCCCCGCGTGGACGCGGGTCGAGGAGGCGGACGGCACCCCCGGAGAGTGGTACCTGCACCTCTTCGCGCCGGAGCAGCCCGACTTCAACTGGGAGCACCCCGCCGTACGCGACGAGTTCCGCTCCATCCTGCGGTTCTGGCTCGACATGGGCGTCGACGGCTTCCGCGTCGACGTCGCCCACGGTCTGGTCAAGGCCGAGGGGCTGCCGGACATCGGCGCGCACGACCAGCTCAAGCTGCTCGGCAACGACGTCATGCCGTTCTTCGACCAGGACGGCGTCCACGAGATATACCGCTCCTGGCGCCAGGTCCTCTCCGAGTACGACGGAGAGCGCGTCCTCGTCGCCGAGGCGTGGACCCCGACCGTCGAGCGCACCGCGCACTACGTGCGCCCCGACGAGATGCACCAGGCCTTCAACTTCCAGTACCTGGGCACCCATTGGGACGCCGAGGAGCTGCGCCGGGTGATCGACGCCTCGCTCGCCGCGATGCGTCCGGTCGGTGCCCCGACGACCTGGGTGCTCTCCAACCACGACGTCACCCGGCACGCCACCCGCTTCGCCAACCCGGCGGGCCTCGGCACCCAGCTGCGCGAGCCCGGCGACCGTGAGCTGGGTCTGCGCCGGGCCCGGGCCGCGACGCTGCTGATGCTGGCGCTGCCCGGCTCCGCGTACGTCTACCAGGGCGAGGAGCTCGGCCTGCCGGACGTCACCGACCTGCCGGACGAGGTCCGTCAGGACCCGTCGTTCTTCCGGGCCACCGGCCAGGACGGCTTCCGTGACGGCTGCCGGGTCCCCATCCCGTGGACCGTCGAGGGCGGCTCGTACGGCTTCGGCAGCGGCGGCAGCTGGCTGCCGCAGCCCGCCACCTGGGGCGGGCTCAGCGTCGAGGCACAGGCCGGGGACCCCGGCTCCACCCTGGAGCTGTACCGCAGCGCGCTCGCCGTGCGCCGCGAGCAGCCCGGGCTCGGTGCGGGCGAGGACATCGAGTGGCTGGAGGCGCCCGAGGGCGTGCTCTCCTTCCGCCGCGACGGCTTCGTCTGCACCGCCAACACCACCGGTCGGGCCATCTCCGTCCCGCTGCCCGGCCGGTTCCTTCTCTCCAACGAGCCCGTCTCCCACGGGGAGGGCTTCGCGGAGCTGCCCGCCGACACCACCGTCTGGTGGGCGGTGTGACGATCCCCCTGCCGCGGGGCGCCGGGAACGGCGCCCCGCGGCTCGCGGACATCGCGGCCCAGTCGGGCGTCAGCGAGGCCACCGTCAGCCGTGTCCTCAACGGCAAGGCGGGGGTGGCCGGCGCGACCCGGCACCGGGTCCTCGCCGCGCTCGACGTGCTCGGCTACGAGCGCCCCGTACGGCTCAGACGCCGTAGCGCCGGCCTGGTCGGCCTGGTCGTGCCCGAGCTGACCAACCCGATCTTCCCGGCCTTCGCCCAGGTGATCGAGCAGGTCCTGGCCGGGCACGGCTACACCCCGGTGCTCTGCACCCAGATGCCCGGCGGCGCCACCGAGGACGAGCTCGTCGAGCAGCTGGAGGAGCGCGGGGTCACCGGCATCATCTTCCTCTCCGGGCTGCACGCCGACGCGAGCGCCGACCCGGAGCGGTACGTCCGACTGGCCGCGCGGGGCGTCCCGTTCGTCCTCATCAACGGCTTCAACGAGCGCGTCGACGCCAACTTCGTCTCGCCCGACGACCGGGCGGCGGCGCGGATGGCCGTACGGCACCTGGTCGAGCTGGGCCACGAGCGGATCGGCCTGGCGATCGGCCCGACGCGCTATGTGCCCTCGCGCCGGAAGGCGGAGGGGTTCGCGGCCGAGCTGCACCACCTGCTCGGGATCGAGCGGGCGGAGGCCGAACGGTTCGTCCGCCCCACCCTGTTCGGCGTCGAGGGCGGGCACGCGGCCGCCGACATCCTGCTCGACCAGGGCTGCACGGGGATCGTCTGCGGCTCCGACCTGATGGCACTCGGCGCGATCCGCGCCGTGCGCGCCCGGGGTCTCGACGTGCCCAGTGACGTGTCGGTCGTCGGCTTCGACGACTCTCCGCTGATCGCCTTCACGGACCCGCCGCTCACCACCGTCCGCCAGCCCGTGCAGGCGATGGCGACGGCGGCGGTGGGCGCGCTCCTGGAGGAGGTCGAGGGGAACCCCGTGCAGCGCACGGAGTTCGTCTTCCAGCCGGAGCTGGTGGTACGCGGGTCCACGGCGCAGCCGCCGGCCGGAACCTCGCTGCAACTCCTTGCGTAACTTCCTGCATTGAGGGGTCCGAAGGGTTGACCGGGGGTCGGGGCGCTCGTACGGTCACGGCTGAAAACAGTTGCTGCTAGTTTCGGCAACATCTTGCGACAGTGAAGTCAGCAGGAGGACAACATGGCCAGAAAGACCGTGGCCGCTGCACTCGCCTTCGTGGCGGGAGCCGCTGTGGCCGTCACGGCGCCGACCCCCGTACAGGCCGCCCCGCCCGGTGAGAAGGACGTCACCGCGGTGATGTTCGAGTGGAAGTTCGCCTCCGTGGCGAAGGCCTGCACCGAGCAGCTCGGCCCCGCGGGCTACGGCTACGTCCAGGTCTCGCCGCCCCAGGAACGGATCCAGGGCTCCACCTGGTGGACCGCGTACCAGCCGGTCAGCTACAAGATCGCCGGACCTCTCGGCGACCGCACCGCTTTCAAGTCCATGATCGACACCTGTCACGCGGCGGGCGTGAAGGTCGTCGCCGACTCCGTCATCAACCACATGGCGAACGCGTCGGGCACGGGAACGGGCGGGACCTCGTTCTCCAAGTACGACTACCCGGGCCTGTACTCGGGCGGCGACATGGACGACTGCCGTGCCACGATCTCGAACTACCAGGACCGGGCGAACGTCCAGAACTGCGAGCTCGTCGGCCTTCCGGACCTCGACACCGGCGAGGACTGGGTACGCGGCCGGATCGCCGCCTACATGAACGACCTGCTCTCCCTCGGCGTGGACGGCTTCCGCGTGGACGCGGCCAAGCACATGCCTGCCGCGGACCTCGCGAACATCAAGTCGCGGCTGAGCAACCCGGGCGTCTACTGGAAGCAGGAGGCGATATACGGGGCCGGTGAGGCGGTCTCCCCGAGCGAGTACCTGGGCAACGGAGACGTCCAGGAGTTCCGCTACGCACGGGACCTCAAGCGGATCTTCGGCTCGGAGAAGCTGTCGTACCTGAGCAACTTCGGCGAGTCCTGGGGCTACATGTCCTCCGGAAAGTCCGGCGTCTTCGTCGACAACCACGACACCGAGCGCGGCGGCGACACCCTCAACTACAAGTACGGCTCCGCCTACACCCTGGCGAGCGTCTTCATGCTGGCCTGGCCCTACGGCTCCCCGGACGTCCACTCCGGCTACGAGTGGTCCGACAAGGACGCCGGCGCACCCAACGGCGGCCAGGTGAACGCCTGTTACAGCGACGGCTGGAAGTGTCAGCACGCCTGGCGCGAGATCGCCTCGATGGTCGGCCTCCGCAACGCCGCGCGCGGCACGGCGGTCGGCAACTGGTGGGACAACGGCAACAACGCGATCGCGTTCGGCCGCGGAGACAAGGCGTACGTCGCCATCAACCACGAGGCCTCGTCGCTGACCCGCACGTTCCAGACCGGGCTGCCCGCGGGCACGTACTGCGACGTCCAGTCGAACACGGGCGTGACGGTGAACGCGGCGGGCCAGTTCACGGCGACGCTGGCATCGAGCACGGCGCTGGCGCTGCACGTGAACGCGAAGAGCTGCGGCGGCGGCACGACGACCCCGCCGCCGGCCGCCACGGGCGCCTCGTTCAACGCCACGGCGACGACCACGGTCGGCCAGAACATCTACGTGACCGGCAACCGCGCGGAGCTGGGCAACTGGTCCCCGTCCGCGGCCCTGAAGCTGGACCCGGCCTCGTACCCCGTCTGGAAGCTCGACGTCTCCCTGCCGGCCGGCACGGCCTTCGAGTACAAGTACATCCGCAAGGACGCCGCGGGCAACGTGACCTGGGAATCCGGTGCGAACCGCACCGCGACGGTCCCCGCCTCCGGCCAGATCGTCCTGAACGACACCTTCCGCAACTGACCGCTCCTCCCACCAGGGCCGCCCCGCCGGGGCGGCCCCCCTTCCCGTACCTCCAGGGAGAACCCCCGTGATACGCAAGAGAACGGCGGCCGCCGTGGCCGCCGCCCTGTGTGCGGCGCTCGTGCCCGCCGTTCCCGCGGCCGCCGCGCCCCCGCCCCCACCCCCGCCGTCCGACAAGGCGCTCGCTGCTCAGCCCGCGCGTCACGACCTCACCCAGGAGCAGTTCTACTTCGTCCTGCCCGACCGGTTCGCCAACGGAGACACCGCCAACGACCGCGGCGGCCTCGCCGGCACCCGGCTCGACACCGGCTTCGACCCCGCCGACAAGGGCTTCTACCAGGGCGGCGACCTCAAGGGCCTCACGAAGAAGCTCGACTACATCAAGGGCCTCGGCACCACCGCCATCTGGATGGCGCCGATCTTCAAGAACCAGCCCGTCCAGGGCACCGGCAAGGACGCGAGCGCCGGCTACCACGGCTACTGGATCACCGACTTCACCCAGGTCGACCCGCACTTCGGCACCAACGCCGACCTGGAGAAGCTGATCGACCAGGCCCACGCCAAGGGCATGAAGGTCTTCTTCGACGTCATCACCAACCACACCGCCGACGTCGTCGACTACGAGGAGAAGACCTACAACTACCTCTCCAAGGGCGCCTTCCCCTATCTGACGAAGGACGGCGTCCCCTTCGACGACCGCAGCGGCTCGTTCCCGCGCGTCGACACGGACTCCTTCCCCCGCACCCCCGTCGTCCCCGCCGACAAGAAGAACCTCAAGGTCCCCTCCTGGCTCAACGACCCGACGATGTACCACAACCGGGGTGACTCGACCTTCGCCGGCGAGTCCTCCCAGTACGGCGACTTCGTCGGCCTGGACGACCTGTGGACCGAGCGTCCCGAGGTCGTCGAGGGCATGGAGAAGATCTACCAGCGCTGGGTGCGCGACTTCGACATCGACGGCTTCCGCA contains:
- a CDS encoding alpha-amylase family glycosyl hydrolase — its product is MTQHLAAPAAAPTTGTHTGWWRDAVIYQVYPRSFADGNGDGMGDLEGIRGRLPYLKELGVDAVWLSPFYASPQADAGYDVADYRAIDPMFGSLLDADALIREAHELGLRIIVDLVPNHSSDQHEWFQRALREGPGSPLRERYHFRPGKGENGELPPNDWESIFGGPAWTRVEEADGTPGEWYLHLFAPEQPDFNWEHPAVRDEFRSILRFWLDMGVDGFRVDVAHGLVKAEGLPDIGAHDQLKLLGNDVMPFFDQDGVHEIYRSWRQVLSEYDGERVLVAEAWTPTVERTAHYVRPDEMHQAFNFQYLGTHWDAEELRRVIDASLAAMRPVGAPTTWVLSNHDVTRHATRFANPAGLGTQLREPGDRELGLRRARAATLLMLALPGSAYVYQGEELGLPDVTDLPDEVRQDPSFFRATGQDGFRDGCRVPIPWTVEGGSYGFGSGGSWLPQPATWGGLSVEAQAGDPGSTLELYRSALAVRREQPGLGAGEDIEWLEAPEGVLSFRRDGFVCTANTTGRAISVPLPGRFLLSNEPVSHGEGFAELPADTTVWWAV
- a CDS encoding extracellular solute-binding protein, producing the protein MRRGIAATALVAALGVTLAACGSDDGNSGGSKGSGELSGTVTWWDTSTVGSEDKVFKKLAEDFTKKHPKVTVKYVNVPFGEAQNKFKNAAQSGSGAPDVIRSEVAWTPDFANLGYLAPLDGTAALKDDKDFLKQASASTKYNGKTYGVPQVIDSMGIFYNKKIFKDAGVDVPKSVDELKSVATKIKEKTGKTGLYLRGDDAYWFLSFLYGEGGDMANAEQKKITIDNAAGVKAFSTVKDLVDSKAAITDATNGWDNMQAAFKDGKVAMMINGPWAVSDTYAGKEFADKANLGIAPVPAGSAGQGAPQGGHNLAVYAGSKNLDASYAFVEYMTSVEAQTTAAKELSLLPTRESVYVKPDVASNEMIGFFKPVVEKAVERPWIPEGGSLFAPLQTEYTKVLTNQATPEQGAKATGDAYRKLLKDWK
- a CDS encoding sugar ABC transporter permease: MAVDTSSQSAVKAAGDDARGRHRGTGTPGGKVRRSLSTHWYAWAMVAPVVIVIGVIIGYPLVRGIYLSLTDANERNVARSIGVNEIPATYEFVGLDNYVEALTGGQFFSTLGWTLVWTVCCVSVTFGLGLGLANILNRRIAGRSFYRMMLILPWAVPGFVSVFAWRFLYDERRGMLNQILAGGGIDAVPWLNDPTWAKFSVIAVNVWLGVPFMMVALLGGLQSIPGELYEAAEMDGANAWQRFRNITLPGLRSVSTTVILLSTIWTFNMFPVIFLLTRGGPGEATQILVTQAYKFSFEISPRDFAQSSTWGVLILILLMGFAAIYRRVLRKQGEVW
- a CDS encoding carbohydrate-binding module family 20 domain-containing protein → MARKTVAAALAFVAGAAVAVTAPTPVQAAPPGEKDVTAVMFEWKFASVAKACTEQLGPAGYGYVQVSPPQERIQGSTWWTAYQPVSYKIAGPLGDRTAFKSMIDTCHAAGVKVVADSVINHMANASGTGTGGTSFSKYDYPGLYSGGDMDDCRATISNYQDRANVQNCELVGLPDLDTGEDWVRGRIAAYMNDLLSLGVDGFRVDAAKHMPAADLANIKSRLSNPGVYWKQEAIYGAGEAVSPSEYLGNGDVQEFRYARDLKRIFGSEKLSYLSNFGESWGYMSSGKSGVFVDNHDTERGGDTLNYKYGSAYTLASVFMLAWPYGSPDVHSGYEWSDKDAGAPNGGQVNACYSDGWKCQHAWREIASMVGLRNAARGTAVGNWWDNGNNAIAFGRGDKAYVAINHEASSLTRTFQTGLPAGTYCDVQSNTGVTVNAAGQFTATLASSTALALHVNAKSCGGGTTTPPPAATGASFNATATTTVGQNIYVTGNRAELGNWSPSAALKLDPASYPVWKLDVSLPAGTAFEYKYIRKDAAGNVTWESGANRTATVPASGQIVLNDTFRN
- a CDS encoding glycoside hydrolase family 13 protein, translated to MAHELTSPSPSNLASPCGPRTDWWRDAVIYQVYVRSFADSDGDGIGDLRGVRERLPHIAGLGADAVWLTPFYASPQADGGYDVTDYRAVDPLFGDLADADDLVRAAHDLGLKVIVDIVPNHTSERHPWFEAALAGAGRDRYVFRPGRGADGTQPPNDWESVFGGPAWTRVADGSWYLHLFAPEQPDLDWTNEEVRAEFDSVLRFWLDLGVDGFRIDVAHGMVKAEGLPDIGRGQQAKLIGTQRLPFFDQDGVHEIHRGWRRLLESYGPDRIGVAEAWAPTPERLALYVRPDELHQAFNFQFLNCSWDAEAMRSVVDASLRATASVGAPTTWVLSNHDVVRHTTRYGSLERARAAALLMLALPGSAYVYQGEELGLPEVADLPDELRQDPAFWRGDGQDGLRDGCRVPLPWTAEGPSHGFGPAGSWLPQPPEWPALSVAAQTGDPSSTLELYRRALRLRREHPALGAGDTVEWLDAPEGVLGFRRRSATGDVVVTLNTTEREVELPLAGSALLSSALPARGGLQAPSAVAGPRHGEEAGPHGAPFAPASPGDSTAPRAVDAGGARRASGTPDGPEAAAEGPRGNGGVGVTAPALPSPAGEFDRGAADAHNVRVPADSCVWWAI
- a CDS encoding LacI family DNA-binding transcriptional regulator, encoding MGGVTIPLPRGAGNGAPRLADIAAQSGVSEATVSRVLNGKAGVAGATRHRVLAALDVLGYERPVRLRRRSAGLVGLVVPELTNPIFPAFAQVIEQVLAGHGYTPVLCTQMPGGATEDELVEQLEERGVTGIIFLSGLHADASADPERYVRLAARGVPFVLINGFNERVDANFVSPDDRAAARMAVRHLVELGHERIGLAIGPTRYVPSRRKAEGFAAELHHLLGIERAEAERFVRPTLFGVEGGHAAADILLDQGCTGIVCGSDLMALGAIRAVRARGLDVPSDVSVVGFDDSPLIAFTDPPLTTVRQPVQAMATAAVGALLEEVEGNPVQRTEFVFQPELVVRGSTAQPPAGTSLQLLA
- a CDS encoding carbohydrate ABC transporter permease, producing the protein MVTTAQTTATNAPRRGRRSPLASIGLHTTLIVASVIAVFPVLWVLLTSLKPAKYATTSDFFKETTLANYTDLLENTEFLAWFGNSLLIAGLTTLLGVFVASTTGYAVSRFRFPGKRGLMWTLLITQMFPVAVLIVPIYNIMATLGLLNRAAGLVITYLTIAVPFCAWMMKGFFDTIPREIDESGQVDGLNPFGTFWRLILPLAKPGLAVTAFYSFITAWGEVAYASAFMVGDENLTLAGGLQKFVNQYGAQWGPMSAASVLIAIPAALVFLFAQRHLVTGMSAGAVKG